A window from Choristoneura fumiferana chromosome 22, NRCan_CFum_1, whole genome shotgun sequence encodes these proteins:
- the LOC141440243 gene encoding odorant receptor 4-like gives MTSLFDDSLRKIQFLFKYSGMHLELKSSKTIADIIRYRWLYIINFLWLNTDVIGEIFWIIDGAANGKKLSELTYIAPCTTLCMLANLKSIFLILSEDALTQLTKNLREMERSEDGSENMVKDTIIEEQRSFLNVVISALNFWNAMTVIAFSLTPLVLMAVEFRKTNEVELMLPFLIVYPFDSYDIKYWPFVYLHQVWSSCIVVLEIGGADCLFYTCCTVIRTQFRLLQHDFEGIISTNESEFQEKFLKLVVRHQELMRSVNLLEKMYTKSTLFNFVSSSFLICLTGFNVTAIDDVAFVLSFLTFLLMSLLQIFLLCFFGDMIMTSSLEVSIAIYNSRWYLAKATTAKQLFLVQIRAQKPCKLTASSYADVNLRAFMRILSTAWSYFALLKTIEKD, from the exons ATGACTTCTCTCTTCGATGATTCGTTACGAAAAATTCAATTTCTTTTCAAATATTCTGGAATGCATTTAGAACTAAAAAGTTCAAAAACAATCGCTGACATAATACGATATAGATGGTTGTATATCATAAACTTCCTTTGGCTCAACACAGACGTTATTGGTGAAATATTTTGGATCATAGATGGCGCCGCGAATGGGAAAAAGTTGAGCGAGCTAACCTACATAGCTCCTTGTACGACTTTGTGCATGTTGGCAAATTTAAAGTCCATTTTCCTGATCCTAAGTGAAGACGCGCTTACACAACTCACCAAGAACCTACGAGAAATGGAACGGTCTGAGGACGGAAGTGAAAATATGGTGAAGGACACTATTATTGAAGAGCAAAGGAGTTTTTTGAATGTTGTCATTAGTGCCTTGAATTTCTGGAATGCCATGACAGTTATAGCTTTCAGTTTAACTCCTCTGGTGCTGATGGCTGTTGAATTTAGGAAGACAAATGAGGTTGAGCTTATGTTGCCGTTTCTTATAGTGTATCCTTTTGATTCTTATGACATTAAGTATTGGCCGTTCGTGTATCTGCATCAGGTTTGGTCTT CTTGTATCGTGGTTTTGGAGATTGGCGGCGCAGACTGCCTTTTCTACACGTGCTGTACCGTAATACGTACGCAGTTTCGGTTGCTCCAACATGACTTCGAGGGAATCATTTCTACCAATGAAAGCGAATTCCAAGAAAAGTTCCTGAAATTGGTTGTTAGACATCAGGAACTTATGAG gtcAGTAAATCTACTAGAAAAAATGTATACGAAATCGACGCTGTTCAATTTCGTGTCAAGTTCGTTTCTGATATGCCTTACTGGCTTCAATGTCACG gCTATAGATGACGTAGCATTCGTGCTGTCATTTCTTACGTTTTTGCTGATGAGCCTGCTTCAAATATTTCTCTTGTGTTTCTTCGGAGACATGATCATGACATCG agcttGGAAGTGAGTATCGCCATCTACAACTCAAGATGGTATTTAGCAAAAGCGACGACTGCGAAACAATTATTTTTGGTGCAAATAAG GGCGCAGAAACCTTGCAAGTTGACGGCGTCCAGTTACGCTGACGTCAATTTGAGGGCTTTCATGAGG ATTTTGAGTACGGCTTGGTCGTACTTTGCTCTTCTGAAAACGATTGAAAAggattga